The DNA window CAGATTGCCCTACTTTGCTTGTTTCAGATTTTGATTTAGAAGCCCGGATCGTAATCGCTTTCCAAGTGCTGCATCGGCTGGACGGAAGCGTTGCCGGGGTTGGTCGGCAGAACCAGATGGACGCGGCTCGGTTCGTTTTCAACGATGACGAAATGAACGCCAGCCGGAACTTCGACGCCGGAATCAGCCAATGTGCGATTCGGGTTGTCCATCAGTTTCTGTTTGAATTGCTCGTCGCTCCAGGCTTTCGCCACAATTCCGCGCCAAGCCGATTGAATATCAATTGTCATTACTGCTTTTGCTGTAGCCATAATTTGTTTTCTCTCCTTCTCGGTTTGTTGTTATGAATCAAGCCGCAGTTTTCATTGCGGCCATTGGTCGTGAAGCGAACGCTGACAAACGATGTTGTAACTCCGCTTCGGTGATGTGTCCGCCGGCAGGCGACGAACAGCAAATTCGTGTGGTTTCGTAAGTCGCCAAAGCGACAAGGCAGCGATCTTCTGCCGATTGGCGGGCGGTGATTTTCAGCGCATCTTCGACGTGCTGGGCGTCTGCGCTCATTCCACTGTGGACGCGCAAACACCGAGTCGCTTTGACGGTTGGCGGCAAGGCGGCTTCGACTTGTTGTAAGTACGTTTTGTCGTGGGTCGTCGCCAATCGTTCCAGCGCGTAGGCGTACCCGACGCATCCGGCCGGATTTTCAGCGCGAACCAATTTCGTAAAATGATCAAC is part of the Acidobacteriota bacterium genome and encodes:
- a CDS encoding NHLP leader peptide family RiPP precursor; translation: MATAKAVMTIDIQSAWRGIVAKAWSDEQFKQKLMDNPNRTLADSGVEVPAGVHFVIVENEPSRVHLVLPTNPGNASVQPMQHLESDYDPGF